The Candidatus Cloacimonadota bacterium genome window below encodes:
- the rph gene encoding ribonuclease PH, producing the protein MRPVNITRNYLIYPEGSVLIEVGNTKVICNASVEQGVPPFLLNSNQGWITAEYSMLPRSTQQRSRREITSGKISGRTAEIQRLIGRALRTVSDLTLFPEYTVFIDCDVIQADGGTRTAAITGSCVALYDAFQWMMKKNIINKLPLKEWMAAISVGIVDNKLLADLDYQLDSNAGTDMNIVMTESGNFIEIQGTAEKEPFSSSELSELLTLAYQNIRELIDLQKKVVALL; encoded by the coding sequence ATGAGACCGGTAAACATCACCCGCAATTATTTGATCTACCCTGAAGGATCGGTTCTGATCGAAGTCGGTAATACAAAAGTCATCTGCAACGCCTCAGTAGAACAAGGTGTGCCACCTTTTCTGTTAAATAGTAATCAAGGATGGATAACCGCTGAATACAGCATGCTGCCCCGTAGTACCCAACAACGTAGTCGTAGAGAGATAACAAGCGGAAAGATCAGTGGAAGAACCGCAGAGATTCAACGATTGATCGGTCGTGCTTTACGTACTGTATCTGATCTGACTCTATTTCCTGAATATACGGTCTTTATCGACTGTGATGTCATTCAGGCAGATGGCGGAACCCGCACCGCTGCAATTACCGGCTCATGTGTCGCTCTTTATGATGCCTTTCAATGGATGATGAAGAAAAATATTATCAACAAGCTACCACTTAAAGAATGGATGGCAGCAATTAGTGTCGGCATAGTAGATAATAAGCTGCTGGCTGACTTGGATTATCAACTTGATTCAAATGCTGGTACTGACATGAACATTGTCATGACTGAATCAGGAAATTTTATTGAAATTCAAGGTACGGCTGAAAAAGAACCCTTTTCTTCTTCAGAGCTATCAGAACTACTCACTTTAGCATATCAAAACATTAGAGAATTAATCGATCTTCAGAAGAAAGTAGTCGCTCTATTATAG
- the glgP gene encoding alpha-glucan family phosphorylase: MDREKNLYTFYVNPKIPEKLSKLTELSYNLWSTWDKQAIKLFNRIDPIIYRRCVHNPVMLLHQVSPERLEELAQDNGFLSELEKVWMNFRSYLSYRGYYISSKGKKHNFEKDDCIAYFSMEYGLHESLPIYSGGLGVLAGDYLKAASDLALPFIGFGLLYKYGYFSQIININGEQQEEWKENQWHLMPVKVLSDESGDNRLIKIKIADEDIWIKVWYITIGQIKLYLLDTDIPENTPANRSITDKLYDANRSIRLMQEIVLSFGAMELLHTLKIEPKVYHLNEGHSAFIILDRLQRMINKEGYSYAEACQIIANNTLFTTHTPVTAGNEHFDIEMIRKYLKDKIESIGLSVEDFFKIAAIPGDNNNFWLPALALRFSRYANGVSQLHSTVSRKLWSHIFPNLNIEEIPIGYVTNGVHAQTWLSKELTLLYDRYIGADYLHMGEDSSIWQNIKKIPDIEIWEAHQRRKEQMISFIRQHIEQTFLEKKSTIPISHKLRNTLSPDTLTIGFARRFAPYKRANLILEDPERILSIINNPHRPVQFVLAGKAHPADPEGKKLIKNLIDFAKKYDIEDRFVFIEDYDLNVAKHIVQGVDIWLNTPIRPFEASGTSGMKAGLNGVLNLSVLDGWWPECYDGENGWAITSGEGYDTQEISNHLESQQIYDLIEGEISDLYYRRNESNLPIGWINKMKHSMYTVGMGFNLHRMLRQYLDNYYLKAFGGYKELVKDDKKLLKTVLSKENEIKKFWNNIYVKDLTLKLKEKDIPIQSAHTLTSGDLISVDCYVYLDKAPEDLFVIELFYRNVTNNRYHLLKLDYKEKYEDNVTRYCGEFQLESSGMQSVNVRIKGDNHPYLQHYYEYIKWKE; this comes from the coding sequence ATGGATAGAGAAAAGAATCTTTATACTTTCTATGTGAACCCTAAAATACCGGAAAAATTGAGCAAACTAACTGAATTGAGTTATAATCTCTGGTCAACATGGGATAAGCAGGCGATCAAACTTTTCAACAGAATTGACCCCATAATCTACAGACGCTGTGTTCATAATCCTGTTATGTTACTCCATCAGGTTTCTCCGGAACGACTCGAAGAACTTGCTCAAGACAACGGTTTCTTATCAGAACTGGAAAAAGTTTGGATGAATTTTAGATCATATCTCTCTTATCGCGGATATTATATCAGCTCGAAGGGTAAAAAGCACAACTTCGAAAAAGATGACTGTATAGCCTATTTTTCTATGGAATACGGTTTACATGAATCACTGCCCATCTATTCAGGAGGTCTGGGAGTTTTAGCGGGAGATTACCTGAAAGCAGCTTCCGACCTTGCTCTCCCTTTTATTGGTTTTGGTTTACTCTATAAATACGGTTACTTCTCTCAAATTATCAATATAAACGGTGAACAGCAAGAGGAATGGAAAGAGAATCAATGGCATCTCATGCCTGTTAAGGTTTTGAGTGATGAAAGCGGAGATAATCGTCTGATAAAAATAAAGATCGCTGACGAAGATATCTGGATCAAAGTTTGGTATATTACAATCGGTCAGATCAAGCTCTATCTATTGGATACCGATATTCCGGAAAACACTCCAGCAAATCGCTCAATCACCGACAAATTATACGATGCTAATCGTTCGATCCGATTGATGCAAGAAATTGTTCTCTCTTTCGGTGCCATGGAGTTGTTACATACATTGAAAATCGAACCTAAGGTATATCATCTGAATGAAGGACATTCTGCCTTCATCATACTGGATAGATTACAACGGATGATCAATAAAGAGGGATATTCTTATGCTGAAGCATGTCAAATCATTGCCAATAATACCCTCTTTACTACTCATACTCCGGTTACAGCCGGTAATGAGCATTTTGATATCGAAATGATCCGCAAGTATCTCAAAGATAAAATCGAGAGTATTGGTCTTTCGGTAGAAGATTTCTTTAAAATTGCCGCTATTCCCGGAGATAATAATAATTTTTGGTTACCCGCTTTGGCTCTGCGCTTTTCACGTTATGCCAACGGCGTTTCACAACTACATTCTACAGTATCCAGAAAACTCTGGAGTCATATCTTCCCTAACCTTAATATTGAAGAGATCCCTATCGGTTATGTAACTAACGGTGTACACGCCCAAACATGGTTGAGTAAAGAACTTACTCTTCTCTATGATAGATATATCGGAGCCGATTATCTACATATGGGTGAGGATAGCTCAATCTGGCAAAATATCAAAAAAATACCGGATATAGAGATCTGGGAAGCACATCAAAGACGTAAAGAACAGATGATCTCTTTTATTCGACAACATATTGAACAGACCTTTTTAGAGAAAAAATCTACCATTCCTATCTCTCATAAATTAAGAAATACACTCTCTCCCGATACACTGACTATAGGGTTTGCCCGGAGATTTGCTCCATATAAGAGAGCTAATCTTATCCTCGAAGATCCAGAAAGAATTCTTTCCATAATCAATAATCCACATCGTCCCGTACAGTTTGTTCTTGCTGGTAAAGCACACCCTGCAGACCCGGAAGGTAAGAAACTAATAAAAAACCTTATCGATTTTGCCAAAAAGTATGATATTGAAGATCGCTTTGTCTTTATCGAAGACTATGATCTGAATGTCGCCAAGCATATTGTTCAAGGTGTTGATATCTGGCTTAATACACCGATCCGTCCATTTGAAGCGAGCGGCACTTCCGGTATGAAAGCGGGATTAAATGGTGTTCTCAATCTTAGCGTTCTCGACGGTTGGTGGCCTGAATGTTACGATGGTGAGAACGGTTGGGCTATTACCAGTGGAGAGGGTTATGACACACAGGAGATCAGTAATCATCTGGAATCACAGCAAATATATGATCTTATCGAAGGTGAAATTTCCGATCTTTACTATAGAAGAAATGAATCCAACCTACCGATCGGATGGATCAATAAAATGAAGCATTCTATGTACACAGTTGGTATGGGATTTAACCTGCACCGCATGCTAAGACAATATCTGGATAACTATTATCTTAAAGCTTTTGGCGGTTACAAAGAACTGGTAAAGGATGATAAAAAATTACTCAAAACTGTCCTGAGTAAAGAAAATGAAATAAAAAAATTCTGGAATAACATTTATGTGAAGGATCTGACCCTAAAGCTCAAGGAAAAGGATATCCCAATACAGTCAGCTCATACCTTGACCTCAGGTGATCTCATTTCAGTCGATTGCTATGTTTATCTTGATAAAGCACCAGAGGATCTATTTGTTATTGAGTTGTTCTACCGTAACGTTACAAATAACAGGTACCATTTGCTGAAACTGGATTATAAAGAGAAATATGAAGATAACGTTACCCGATATTGTGGTGAGTTTCAATTAGAATCTTCCGGTATGCAAAGCGTCAATGTCAGAATTAAAGGTGATAATCATCCTTACCTGCAGCATTACTATGAGTATATCAAATGGAAAGAATAA
- a CDS encoding class II fructose-bisphosphate aldolase: protein MFLEGSKLKNVFLKAKKERFGIIASNVVFDSTIRGVLEGYARQKSDGLLQISSGACKYAAGSSENIFLGAELISAMVKILANQYQTSGIGLHIDHATPNYFDFIKYCIEKQLVSSVMIDASKDSFTENVRITKEVVELAHRHNVLVEGEIGYIKGTEDEIVSETELYTEPEEALEFVKQTGVDLFAASVGTNHGVTKGHKVTLKLDLIKEIDDLLIANNVETGIVLHGASGLTIEQQQTAVKNGVVKINKDTDYQMVMAKAVQAYWEKEKEAVVCPSGQNEDDFTPDKKRFDPRKWLVKAENAVQNEVESLVQIVKSSNNSILL from the coding sequence ATGTTTTTAGAAGGTAGTAAGTTAAAGAATGTCTTTTTAAAGGCAAAAAAAGAGAGATTTGGAATTATTGCTTCTAATGTTGTGTTTGATTCTACTATCCGTGGTGTTTTGGAAGGTTACGCTCGCCAGAAATCAGATGGATTGTTACAGATCAGTTCCGGTGCCTGCAAATATGCTGCCGGTTCATCAGAAAATATTTTTCTCGGGGCAGAATTGATCTCGGCAATGGTAAAAATTTTAGCTAATCAATATCAAACTTCCGGTATCGGTTTACATATTGATCACGCAACTCCGAATTATTTCGATTTCATCAAATATTGCATTGAAAAACAACTTGTTTCTTCTGTAATGATCGATGCCTCAAAAGATTCCTTTACCGAGAATGTCAGAATCACCAAAGAGGTAGTTGAATTAGCACATCGGCACAATGTTTTAGTCGAAGGTGAAATAGGGTACATTAAGGGCACTGAAGATGAAATTGTCTCAGAAACTGAACTGTATACTGAACCAGAAGAGGCGCTGGAATTTGTCAAACAGACCGGTGTTGACCTTTTTGCTGCTTCTGTTGGCACGAATCATGGTGTAACAAAGGGTCACAAGGTAACTCTGAAGTTAGATCTTATAAAAGAGATCGACGATCTACTCATAGCTAACAATGTTGAGACTGGTATCGTACTACACGGAGCTTCCGGGCTTACGATTGAACAACAACAAACCGCAGTAAAAAATGGTGTAGTCAAGATCAATAAAGATACAGACTATCAGATGGTTATGGCAAAAGCAGTTCAGGCATATTGGGAAAAAGAAAAGGAAGCTGTTGTTTGTCCCTCAGGGCAGAATGAAGATGATTTTACTCCCGATAAGAAGAGATTCGATCCGAGAAAATGGTTAGTAAAGGCAGAAAATGCTGTCCAAAATGAGGTCGAATCGTTAGTTCAGATAGTAAAAAGCAGTAATAATAGTATTTTACTCTAA
- a CDS encoding glycosyltransferase — translation MKVLMLTWEFPPLIAGGLGMACYGMVKSLLSLGVEIDLILPTKKAAYFPLRKVEDADILPVRFSDPVAQERYTIETRKLTIVEERLKFLGISERPETYINYQDLKDYKSLIQYGTEKFQPLQDLITSHFTETEYITTQEDLMFANIRDYLVGQEDIFRKVQEYTIRATQLAQTLDYDLIHSHDWLTYPAAMFIKKITGKPLVVHIHATEFDRAGGEGDERIHKIEFSGMSYADRVIAVSKYTAQMVMTRYRIDSGKLRIVHNAHITNVKKMKDPDQRLFKGPTILFLGRITIQKGPDYFLDVAKRVLEKHPRARFIMAGTGDMAKRLLHKSAFYRLKNGFLFTGFLNREEVENILSNTDIYMLPSVSEPFGIAPLEAMAYGIAAIISKQSGVSEVIKNAYKIDFWDIDQMSETICYLIENPDVREELGHKGMLEVEQIRWDTAAEHINTVYNETIR, via the coding sequence ATGAAAGTATTAATGTTAACTTGGGAATTTCCACCTTTGATAGCTGGTGGACTTGGTATGGCATGTTATGGTATGGTCAAGTCACTTCTGAGTTTAGGTGTAGAAATTGATTTGATCTTACCGACAAAAAAAGCAGCATATTTCCCTTTACGAAAAGTTGAAGATGCTGACATACTTCCGGTAAGATTTTCAGACCCTGTTGCTCAAGAAAGATATACTATTGAGACAAGGAAGCTAACAATAGTTGAGGAACGTTTAAAATTTCTCGGTATTAGCGAGAGACCTGAAACTTATATCAATTATCAAGACCTAAAGGATTATAAGAGTCTGATTCAATACGGAACAGAAAAGTTTCAACCGTTACAGGATCTTATTACCTCCCATTTTACTGAAACTGAATACATTACAACCCAAGAAGATCTTATGTTCGCCAATATCAGGGATTATCTTGTCGGACAGGAAGATATTTTCCGTAAAGTCCAAGAATATACAATCAGGGCTACTCAACTTGCTCAAACTCTAGATTATGATTTAATCCATTCCCATGACTGGCTTACCTATCCAGCTGCTATGTTTATCAAAAAGATCACAGGAAAACCTCTAGTTGTTCACATACATGCCACTGAATTCGACAGAGCCGGTGGTGAGGGAGATGAACGAATACATAAGATCGAATTTTCCGGAATGTCTTATGCTGACAGAGTTATAGCTGTTTCCAAATATACTGCTCAAATGGTTATGACTCGTTATCGGATAGATAGCGGTAAATTGCGCATCGTTCATAATGCCCATATAACCAATGTTAAAAAAATGAAAGATCCCGACCAAAGACTCTTTAAAGGACCGACAATACTCTTTTTAGGTCGCATCACTATACAAAAAGGTCCAGATTATTTCCTCGATGTAGCAAAAAGAGTACTTGAAAAACATCCTCGTGCACGTTTTATTATGGCTGGAACTGGAGATATGGCAAAACGACTACTTCATAAATCTGCCTTTTATAGACTGAAAAATGGCTTCCTTTTTACCGGCTTTCTCAACCGTGAAGAAGTTGAAAATATTTTATCCAATACTGATATATATATGCTCCCCTCCGTTTCCGAACCCTTCGGTATTGCTCCATTAGAAGCTATGGCTTACGGTATAGCAGCCATAATATCCAAACAGTCAGGGGTCTCGGAAGTAATTAAAAACGCTTATAAAATAGATTTCTGGGATATTGACCAAATGTCTGAAACTATCTGTTATCTGATTGAAAACCCCGATGTTCGGGAGGAACTGGGACATAAAGGAATGCTGGAAGTTGAACAGATTCGTTGGGATACAGCAGCAGAACATATTAACACAGTATATAATGAAACCATAAGATAA
- a CDS encoding glycoside hydrolase family 57 protein: MLNFVFYFQVHQPYRLRHLRVLDINTNSNYFDEDLNAKIMQKVAQKCYLPANKLMLKLIEQHLGKFKVAYSISGVTIEQFKKYSPDVLRSFQELAATGMVEFLGETYYHSLASLYDTEEFLEQVQMHRKLMQEEFGQNPTVFRNTELIYQDRLSDIIFEEGFKVILTEGVDRILKWRSPLYSYKNYSKTISLLLKYYMLSDDIAFRFSNRSWPEYPLTVEKFIHWINQLTLSESKNKNLFLNLFMDYETFGEHQWEETGIFDFVAHLPGEVLKHPHLGFAHPSQCYELSNYQQESLSFPEPVSWADQERDISAWVENDMQQNAINTIYELIKQIKMKGRIDLLNDARCLTISDHFYYMCTKYFQDGDVHKYFSPYDSPEQAYIYYINALADLEERING, encoded by the coding sequence ATGCTAAATTTTGTCTTCTATTTTCAAGTACATCAACCATATAGGTTAAGACACCTGAGAGTACTTGATATCAACACTAACTCTAATTATTTCGACGAAGACTTGAATGCCAAAATAATGCAAAAGGTTGCTCAAAAATGTTATCTCCCTGCAAACAAGCTAATGCTCAAACTGATCGAACAACACTTGGGAAAATTCAAAGTAGCTTACTCTATCAGTGGCGTTACTATTGAACAGTTTAAGAAATACTCTCCTGATGTACTCCGTTCTTTTCAGGAACTTGCTGCGACCGGAATGGTAGAATTTTTAGGTGAGACATATTATCACTCTCTCGCTTCCCTTTATGATACAGAAGAATTTTTAGAGCAAGTTCAAATGCACCGCAAACTTATGCAGGAAGAGTTTGGTCAGAACCCGACAGTTTTTCGTAATACAGAGTTGATCTATCAGGATAGATTATCGGATATCATTTTTGAAGAGGGCTTTAAGGTCATCCTTACTGAGGGTGTGGATCGTATCCTTAAATGGCGATCTCCGTTATATTCTTACAAAAATTACTCTAAAACCATTAGCTTGCTTCTTAAGTATTATATGTTATCAGATGATATTGCCTTTCGGTTTTCAAATAGAAGCTGGCCGGAATATCCTCTTACAGTAGAAAAATTTATTCACTGGATAAATCAATTAACACTTTCAGAGAGCAAGAACAAGAACCTTTTCCTCAACTTGTTTATGGATTATGAGACTTTCGGAGAACATCAATGGGAAGAGACCGGTATCTTTGATTTTGTTGCCCATTTACCTGGTGAGGTATTGAAACATCCACATCTCGGATTTGCTCATCCATCGCAGTGTTATGAATTATCAAATTACCAGCAAGAATCACTCTCCTTCCCGGAACCGGTTTCATGGGCAGATCAGGAACGTGATATCTCAGCTTGGGTTGAAAATGATATGCAGCAGAATGCCATCAATACGATATATGAACTAATAAAGCAGATAAAAATGAAAGGTAGAATCGATCTTTTGAATGATGCTCGATGTCTGACCATCTCGGATCATTTTTATTACATGTGTACGAAGTATTTTCAGGATGGAGATGTACATAAGTATTTTTCTCCTTATGATTCGCCTGAACAGGCATACATCTATTACATAAACGCTTTAGCTGACTTGGAGGAACGAATTAATGGATAG
- a CDS encoding radical SAM protein — protein sequence MMIEPTSNCNLACPLCPSGNKSLQRERSYIDLTLYKKVINEIKDTAIMLLLWNQGEPLLHKDLPEMIRYAKDHGLFTMTSTNLNYLPNPDALVDSGLDSLIVSLDGATQKTYNKYRVNGDFQKVLDNTTKLVEAKRRKKSPTPYISWQFIIMRHNEHEIPEIKKLAEESQVDELIFKTVQIYEKEDIDNFLPTNDKYRRYKITEDGFILKKKIANRCRRIFTQPVVNCDGELAICCYDKDNVYKVGNLKDNSIKNLWKSSKMNRWREIILKERNKMGICLNCGEGINLKIKE from the coding sequence GTGATGATAGAACCAACCAGTAACTGTAATCTTGCCTGTCCTCTCTGCCCTTCAGGTAACAAATCTCTCCAACGAGAACGAAGTTATATCGATCTGACTCTTTATAAAAAGGTTATCAATGAGATCAAAGATACTGCAATTATGCTGCTGTTGTGGAATCAGGGTGAACCTCTTCTGCACAAAGATCTACCTGAAATGATCAGATATGCTAAGGATCACGGCTTATTCACTATGACCTCTACTAATCTGAACTATCTCCCCAATCCTGATGCTTTAGTAGACTCAGGACTTGATAGTCTCATCGTTTCCCTTGATGGTGCAACACAAAAAACCTATAATAAGTACAGAGTTAATGGAGATTTTCAAAAAGTACTCGATAATACCACAAAGTTAGTAGAAGCTAAAAGAAGAAAAAAATCTCCAACGCCTTATATCTCGTGGCAGTTTATTATTATGCGGCACAATGAGCATGAGATACCAGAGATCAAAAAACTTGCCGAGGAATCTCAAGTCGATGAATTGATCTTTAAAACTGTCCAAATTTATGAAAAAGAGGATATAGATAACTTTTTACCGACAAATGATAAGTATCGGCGATACAAAATTACTGAGGATGGTTTTATCTTAAAGAAGAAGATCGCCAACAGATGTCGGAGAATTTTTACCCAGCCGGTGGTAAATTGTGATGGTGAATTGGCAATATGTTGTTATGATAAGGACAATGTTTATAAAGTTGGTAATCTGAAAGATAACAGTATAAAGAATCTATGGAAGAGTTCAAAGATGAACCGCTGGCGAGAGATCATTCTTAAAGAGAGGAATAAAATGGGCATCTGCTTGAATTGTGGCGAAGGTATAAACCTGAAAATCAAAGAATAG
- the gap gene encoding type I glyceraldehyde-3-phosphate dehydrogenase, with the protein MANIAINGFGRIGRLVYRVLANEPEINVVAINDLTDTKTLAHLLKYDSTHRTFEHSVSHTEDSIIVNNKKIRIYSEKDPALLPWRDLQVDYVIESTGVFTSKEKATKHLTAGAKKVLITAPAKDEVDATIVVGVNDNDLKREHAIVSNASCTTNCLAPVAKVLHEKFGIVSGLMTTIHSYTNDQRILDFPHKDLRRARSAAVNLIPTTTGAAKATGLVMSDLKGKFDGLAVRTPTPNGSIVDLSVILERETTAAEINAEMKKAAETNMKGIIEYTEEPLVLVDIIGSPYSAIFDASLTMVSGKLAKVIAWYDNEWGYSVRVVDLLKMMINIDS; encoded by the coding sequence ATGGCTAATATAGCAATTAATGGATTTGGTCGCATAGGAAGATTGGTTTATCGCGTTCTGGCAAACGAACCGGAAATTAATGTCGTAGCAATTAATGACCTGACGGATACTAAAACTTTAGCTCATTTGCTAAAATACGACTCAACCCATAGAACATTTGAGCATTCAGTTTCTCACACAGAGGATAGCATCATTGTAAATAACAAAAAGATCAGAATTTATTCGGAAAAAGACCCGGCTTTATTACCATGGAGAGACCTTCAAGTCGATTACGTTATCGAGTCAACGGGTGTATTCACTTCGAAAGAGAAGGCAACAAAACACTTAACAGCTGGTGCAAAAAAGGTTTTAATAACTGCTCCTGCCAAAGACGAAGTTGATGCCACTATAGTAGTTGGTGTTAATGACAATGATTTGAAAAGAGAGCATGCTATAGTATCCAATGCATCCTGTACTACAAACTGCCTTGCTCCGGTTGCAAAGGTATTGCATGAAAAATTTGGTATAGTTTCCGGGTTAATGACTACTATTCACTCTTATACCAATGATCAAAGAATTCTGGATTTTCCCCATAAAGACCTGAGGAGAGCAAGATCGGCAGCAGTAAATTTGATACCAACCACTACCGGTGCAGCTAAAGCTACAGGGTTAGTAATGAGTGATCTTAAAGGAAAATTTGATGGCTTGGCTGTCAGAACTCCGACTCCTAACGGATCTATTGTAGACCTATCTGTTATTTTGGAAAGAGAAACGACAGCAGCTGAAATCAACGCCGAAATGAAAAAAGCAGCAGAGACAAATATGAAGGGTATTATTGAGTATACTGAAGAGCCCTTGGTTTTAGTTGATATTATCGGAAGCCCCTATTCTGCGATTTTTGATGCTTCTTTAACAATGGTCTCCGGTAAATTGGCTAAAGTCATTGCTTGGTATGATAATGAGTGGGGTTATTCTGTTCGAGTAGTTGATCTTTTAAAGATGATGATTAATATTGATTCTTAA
- a CDS encoding amylo-alpha-1,6-glucosidase has translation MKDNYFNETSNHEWILTNKIGGYALGTGNLINQRKYHGLLISSDDNLNRHNLLAGLEMVLEWRGERCYLDSTNYSSCIYPEGFLHLVKSWLRPYPIFLYSSLHHSNDILVKKEIMMADDENTVMVKITNLSYHKLNFFIKPKVTMRSHHDTNSPGTWDYDNKGLQLTERDFLFQHNKLALYGVIHNGAIHPDGNIYRDCYYPWEAIRGYNGVEDQYTPVNISFSLRYGETNYLFFSDLKENFQEISLDKKIEKIEKKYSELPLPKDYPASNDSDNPLLHRLDFQDQIMFDYKEYLRILEFSLHDFHIKEDVIAGYPWFGCWGRDTFIYFDALIKSVVNHRQCWMIIKKYASLIKNGLIPNMLTESARDLNYHSIDSSLWFVLRIYDFVNKVVSENLYGQKTIISESVGYCEEIIKGILDNTEYPFFIADNGLLYLKEEFSTATWMDVRINGNAITPRNGAPVEINALFYNALCIFKELTEDYLPKKMMQTELIKRVTVQIDKIKESFSLFWIDDYLADRLERDLPVKEYRPNALIATSLPFSLLSSDKLKTVFQTATNELATPYGLRTLSPRDYRFKKKYLGNQKERDSQYHQGTVWAWLIDPYTKTYYNAYKGEKSSLEMVEDLTKIISNLRNGYMKGHISSIAEVWDGERPHFPKGCPAQAWSVAALVNAEHLINKLMQKD, from the coding sequence ATGAAGGATAATTATTTTAACGAAACGAGTAATCATGAGTGGATACTGACTAATAAAATTGGTGGTTATGCTCTCGGTACAGGTAATTTGATCAACCAGCGTAAGTATCATGGATTATTGATCAGTAGCGATGATAATCTCAATCGACACAATTTGCTTGCCGGTTTAGAAATGGTACTGGAGTGGCGGGGAGAAAGATGCTATCTTGACAGCACTAATTATAGTAGTTGCATTTATCCTGAAGGTTTTTTACATCTCGTCAAGAGCTGGTTAAGACCATATCCCATTTTTCTCTATTCTTCTCTCCACCATAGTAATGATATTCTCGTTAAGAAAGAGATTATGATGGCAGATGACGAAAACACAGTAATGGTTAAAATTACTAATCTCAGTTACCATAAGTTAAACTTTTTTATCAAACCTAAGGTAACCATGCGTAGCCATCATGATACAAATTCACCGGGTACATGGGATTATGACAATAAAGGTTTGCAACTCACTGAAAGAGACTTCTTGTTTCAACACAATAAGTTAGCTCTTTACGGTGTAATCCATAATGGTGCTATCCATCCTGATGGCAATATTTATCGTGATTGTTATTATCCATGGGAAGCGATACGAGGATATAATGGAGTAGAAGATCAATATACTCCTGTCAACATCTCATTTTCTCTCCGATATGGAGAGACTAACTATCTGTTTTTTTCTGACCTAAAAGAGAATTTTCAGGAAATCTCTTTAGATAAGAAGATAGAGAAGATAGAGAAAAAATATTCAGAATTACCTTTACCAAAGGATTACCCTGCTTCTAATGATAGCGATAATCCACTTTTGCATAGATTGGATTTTCAAGACCAAATCATGTTTGATTATAAAGAATATCTGCGCATACTGGAATTCAGTTTGCACGATTTTCATATTAAGGAAGATGTTATTGCTGGTTACCCATGGTTTGGCTGCTGGGGACGTGATACTTTTATTTATTTCGATGCACTGATAAAGTCAGTTGTCAATCATCGACAATGTTGGATGATCATCAAGAAATACGCATCATTAATCAAGAATGGACTCATTCCAAATATGTTAACAGAATCTGCCAGAGACCTCAATTACCATTCTATAGACAGTAGTCTCTGGTTTGTCTTAAGAATTTACGATTTTGTCAACAAAGTTGTCAGTGAAAATCTCTATGGACAGAAAACAATAATTAGTGAATCTGTCGGTTATTGTGAAGAGATTATAAAAGGTATTTTAGATAACACAGAATACCCTTTCTTCATAGCAGATAATGGTTTACTGTATCTAAAAGAAGAGTTCTCCACTGCTACTTGGATGGATGTCAGAATCAATGGTAATGCTATTACACCACGTAACGGAGCACCTGTAGAGATCAATGCCCTCTTTTATAATGCTCTCTGTATCTTTAAGGAGCTAACAGAAGACTATCTCCCAAAGAAAATGATGCAAACCGAGTTGATTAAAAGAGTTACAGTCCAAATTGACAAGATAAAGGAATCTTTTTCACTCTTTTGGATTGATGATTATCTAGCTGATAGATTAGAAAGAGACCTCCCTGTTAAAGAATATCGTCCCAATGCATTGATTGCAACATCGTTACCCTTTTCATTGTTATCTTCCGATAAACTGAAGACAGTCTTTCAAACTGCAACGAATGAATTAGCAACACCTTACGGGCTAAGAACTCTCTCTCCCAGAGATTATCGCTTTAAGAAAAAATATCTGGGTAATCAAAAAGAAAGAGATTCTCAATATCATCAGGGTACTGTTTGGGCATGGCTCATTGATCCTTACACTAAGACATATTATAATGCTTACAAAGGGGAAAAGAGTTCTTTAGAAATGGTAGAAGACTTAACAAAGATTATTTCAAATTTACGGAATGGTTATATGAAAGGACACATTTCTTCAATAGCCGAAGTCTGGGATGGTGAAAGACCTCATTTTCCGAAAGGTTGTCCGGCTCAGGCATGGAGTGTAGCTGCTCTTGTTAACGCAGAACATCTTATTAACAAGTTAATGCAGAAGGATTAA